The uncultured Celeribacter sp. genome includes the window GCGCCAAGCAACAGGCCACCATGGGCGGCTATGACGTCTATATGCTCGACACCGCAGGTCGGCTGTCCATTGATGACGCGCTGATGAGCGAGGTGGAAGAGGTCAAGGCAATCACCACCCCGCGCGAAACGCTGCTGGTGGTCGACGGTCTGACCGGTCAGGACGCCGTACACACGGCTGAGAATTTTGACAGCCGCATCGGCATCTCCGGCGTCGTTCTGACCCGGATGGATGGCGATGGTCGTGGCGGTGCGGCCCTGTCGATGCGTGCCGTCACCGGCAAGCCAATCAAATTCGTCGGTCTCGGCGAAAAGATGGATGCGCTGGAAGAGTTCCACCCCGACCGGATCGCTGGCCGGATTCTGGGCATGGGCGACATCGTCGCGCTGGTCGAGAAGGCTCAGGAAACCATCGAGGCCGAACAGGCCCAGCGCATGGTCAAGCGTTTCTCCAAAGGTCAGTTCAACATGAACGACCTGAAGATGCAGCTTGAACAAATGCAAAAAATGGGCGGCATGGAAGGCATCATGGGCATGATGCCGGGCATGGGCAAAATGGCCAAACAGGTGCAGCAGTCCGGCTTTGATGACAGCATCATCAAACGCCAGATCGCGCTCGTGAATTCCATGACCAAAAAGGAACGCGCCAACCCGGCCCTGCTGCAGGCCTCGCGCAAGAAACGGATCGCCAAAGGCGCCGGTCTTGAGGTCTCTGAGCTGAACAAACTTCTGAAAATGCACCGTCAGATGGCGGACATGATGAAGAAGATGGGCAAAATGGGCAAAGGCGGCATGCTGAAACAGGCGGTCAAAGGCATGTTCGGCAAGGGCGGCCCCGAGGGTCTGGACGATATGGATCCCGCGAAAATGGCCGAAGCCACCAAGGCGCTGCAGGGCGCCATGCCCAAAGGCATGCCCGGCATGGGCGGCGGCATGGGTCTGCCCGGCAATCTCTCGGGCCTCGGGAAGAAGAAATAAGCCAGATGCGCCTCATTCCCACCATAGAAACCCAGCGCCTGCGGTTGCGCGGTCATGTCGAAAGCGACTTCGGTCCTTTCGCCGACATGTTCGCCTCCGAACGGTCGCGCTACATGCATGGGCCGCTCACCCGGCGTCAGGCATGGTTTGCCTTTTGCAGCGATGTCGCGCAATGGCAACTGATGGGTCATGGGGCGTGGGGCGTGGAACGTCTGGAAGACGGGACCTTTGTCGGTCAGGTCGCGCTCGGCAAACCGCCGCATTTCCCAGAGCTGGAACTGGGCTGGTTCGTTGTCGAAGGGTTTGAGGGCCAGGGCTATGCGCTGGAGGCTGCGACTGCAGCGCGTGACTATGCCTATGTCGAAATGGGGCGTGACACGCTTGTGTCCTATATCGATCCGCAAAACGACCGGTCGATCGCACTGGCCGAACGGATGGGCGCGACACGCGACGACAGCGCCGAACGCCCGGATGGCGAAAGCCTTGATGAGTGCCTTGTCTATCGCCACCCCACCCCCGAAGCGCTGCAGGACGGCGGCATGGAGGCCTACGCATGAACGAGACCCAAAAACGCGCCGCCGAAATCCTCAAGGAGCATCGCGAAAGCATCGACCGGCTGGATGCGATCCTCGTCTACACTCTGGGCGAACGCTTTAAGCACACCCAGGCTGTTGGCAAACTCAAGGCCGCAAACGCTCTTCCGCCGTCGGACCCGGCGCGTGAAGAAAAACAGATTGCCCGGCTCGAAGATCTCGCACGGCGTGCGGATCTCGATCCGGAATTCGCAAAAGCCTTCCTGAAATTTATCATTCAGGAAGTCATCCACCACCACGAAAAACACCAAGAATGATCGGCTCCCAGAGCCTTCAAGTAGCTAACTCCAGGAGAAACACACCATGGCTATGAAAATTCGTCTCGCCCGCGGCGGTTCCAAAAAACGCCCCTTCTACCGCATCGTTGCCGCCGACTCGCGCATGCCGCGCGACGGTCGCTTCATCGAGAAGCTGGGTACCTACAACCCGCTGCTGCCGAAAGACAGTGAAGAGCGCGTGAAAATGGACATCGACGCCATCAAAGCATGGCTCGACAAAGGCGCACAGCCGACCGACCGCGTGTCCCGCATGCTCGAAGCCGCCGGCGTCCTTGAGAAAAAAGAGCGCAACAACCCGAAAAAAGCCGTTCCGGGCAAGAAAGCTCAGGACCGCGCTGAAGAGAAAGCCGAAAAAGCAGCAGCCGCTGCCGCCGCTGCGGAAGAGGCTGCCAACGCTCCGGCTGAAGAAGAAGCTGCCGCGGAAGAATAAGACAGGCACGGTCCCGCACCTGCGGGACCTCCTGCACGCATTGCCCTGAAAGACGGGCCTTGCCACTGAGGCGCCGGGTTTGCATCTGCAGGTCCGGCGCTTTCTGATTGCTGGCCTGCCAGACCAGACCGCAACACTGGCGACCGGGCGGACACACCACCCCAAGACTACGATTTCAAAGGATCACGCCGATGCACCATATTCCGGGGCAGTTTTCGACCTCTTTCCGCAAGGATTTGGAGCTTCTCATGCGCTGGCGCCGTGACGTGCGCCGTTTTCGCACAGATCCCATCGACCCCAACACCCTGACCCGCTGCCTGCAAAGCTTTGAGATGGCGCCTTCTGTCGGTCTGTCCCAGCCCTGGCGGCTGGTTAGTGTCGCCAGCGACGACGCCCGCGCGGTCGCTCTGGCGAATTTCGAAGCCGCCAATGCCAGAGCGCTGGAGGGGTACGAGGGCGATGTGGCCCGGACCTATGCGACGCTCAAACTGACCGGCATGCGCGAAGCCCCTGTCCAGCTTGCCGTTTTCTGCGACGACGCCACCACCAAGGGCAAGGGCCTTGGTGCGCAGACCATGCCGGAAATGCGCCGCTATTCGGTGGTCTCGGCGATCATGCAATTCTGGCTGAGCCTGCGTGCCGAGGGCATCGGGCTGGGCTGGGTGTCGATCCTCGACCCGCAAGCCCTGTGCGAAAAGCTTGAAACACCTGACAGTTGGTCACTGGTGGCTTATCTCTGCATCGGCTATCCCGAAGAAAACACGCAGGATCCCGAACTTGAACGTCTGGGCTGGGAGACACGTCAACCTTGCCCCGCGCTCATCGAACGGTAATCTCTACGCAGACAGCCGGAGGACAATATGAGTGAAACCAGGATCATCGTCGGCGCCATCGCAGGGGCCTTTGGTGTGCACGGAGAGGTGCGCCTCAAAAGCTTTTGCGCGGACCCCGAGGCCATCGGCGACTACAGCCCGCTGACCAGCGAAGACGGCGCCCGCACGTTCGAACTGACCCTGACCCGCGCGATCAAGAACGGCTTTACCGCACGTATCGACGGAGTGGACACCAAGGAAGAGGCCGATGCGCTCAAGGGTGTGACTCTGTTTGCGGACCGCGATCAGTTGCCGTCCCTGCCCGATGATGAATTTTATCACGCCGACCTGATCGGGCTGAGCGTGCTCGACACCGGCGGCACAGTGCTGGGCACGGTGCGCAATGTCCTGAACCACGGCGCTGGCGATCTGCTGGAAGTCACCGGGCCGGGGATCAATGTGCCGGTGCTTCTGCCCTTCACGCTCTCCAATGTGCCGACGGTCGATCTGGCCAGTGGCCGCATCATCGCCGATCCGCCGGAGGGGCTGTTTGCGTGACACGCCGTATCGTCATCCACGCCGGATTTCACAAAACCGGCACAACGACGCTGCAGCGCACGCTCGCCCTGAACGCCGCGACATTCATGCCCCATGCCGAAGTCTATCTGCAAAACGGGCTGACGCTGGCGGCGCTGCAGGATGCTGTCCTCACCTTTTCCGGCAACCGCTGCAAGGAAACGAAACGGATTATCACCGGCTGCGCCCATGATCTGTTCAGCAGTTTCGATCTCAACGACCCGCGCCCGATCCTGATCAGCAGCGAAAGCCTGTCAGGGCATTTCCCCGGTAGCGCGGGCGTCGGCAAATACGGCTCCGCCCCGGTTGCGATCGAACTGATCCGTGACGCATGGCGCGACGTCACCGGCAGCGCCGATGGCTTTGAGGTCTATTATTCCACCCGGCGCAACGGCTGGCTGGCCTCCTGCCACTGGCAACGGCTGAGCAGCGGACGCGCTCGGGTTGATCTGGATTTCTACAGTCAGAAATATGCACAGGCCGCCGATCACACGGCCATCCTCGACGAAATCCGCCTGCGGCTTGGCGCGGCAGCGGTGCACAGTTGCGCGCTGGAGGATATGGACCATCCCGTCGAACCGGTTCTGAAAATCCTTGGCCTCACCGCCCTGCGCCCAGATTTGCGCCTGCCCCGAAACGCCAATGTATCGCCGCCGATGGGGGTGCGCGAAAAGCTTCTGGAGCTGAACCGTTCGGAGTTGCGCGGGCAGGATTACGAACGTGCAAAACTGGCCCTGTTTCGGGGCCGGGACTGAACATATTCCCCTGCCCCGAAAGTCAGGTTATAGAACCGCCATGACAGACAGCCCCGCGACCCCCTCGCCATCCGCCGCCAACGAATCCCAAAACAAATCCCATGGCCGCCTGGCCGTGCGCCCGACCCTGCGACCGCGCGAACTGATGACCAACACCCCTGATCTGGCCGGGGTCTGGAAGGCCAAGGTCATCACCCTGTTTCCCGAGGCCTTCCCCGGCGTTCTGGGCGAAAGCCTGACCGGCAAGGCGCTGCAGGATGGGCTCTGGCAGATGGAAAAAATTCACCTGCGTGAATTCGGCATCGGCAAGCACAAGAATGTCGATGACACGCCCGCCGGTGGCGGCGCGGGCATGGTGATCCGACCTGACGTCATGGGCGAGGCCATCGATTTCGCGATGAACGGCACTCCGCCCGACCGCGCCGACTGGCCGCTGATCTATCTCAGCCCGCGCGGGAAACGCTTTGATCAGGTCACCGCGAAACGCTGGTCACGTGCCCGCGGCATCACCATGATCTGCGGCCGGTTTGAAGGCGTCGACGACCGCGTACTCTATCATTACGGCATCGAGGAGGTGTCGCTGGGCGACTTCGTCCTGACCGGCGGAGAAATCGCGGCGCAGGCGATGATCGACGCCACCGTACGCCTGTTACCCGGGGTTCTCGGCAATGCAGAAAGCGTCGAGGAAGAAAGCCACTCCAACGGGCTTCTGGAACACCCTCAGTTCACCCGCCCTGCCGAATGGCGCGACCTGCCGATTCCTGAGGTTCTGATGTCGGGCCACCACGGCAAGATCGCCGAATGGCGCCAGAAGATGGCCGAGAAAATCACACGCGACCGCCGTCCCGACATGTGGGAGGCCTATAAGGCCGCTCAGTCGGGCCAAACGGACGACTGAGCGCGCGGTCACCCGGGAAGCCCGTCAATCCCAACGACCGCCGCCAGATCGCGGTCCCAGTCTGCGCGGCTGGACAGACAGATATGGGCCGTGGGCCGAAGATCGATCGGGCTTTCAAGCGACCCTGCGGGCACGACCAGAAGGGCCCCACCGTCAACCCCAACATCGGAATGGGAAAAAGGCAGAGCGGACCCGCAGGTCTTGCAAAAGCTCTTCACATGACGCGATCCGGGCAAGTGAAATGTCCGAACGTGATCTTTACCCGAGAGCCAGAACAGCTGTGCCACCGATGAAAACAGATTGGCCGAATGGGCCGATCCGCTGTCCTTTCGACAGCGTGCGCAATGACACAGGAAGAAGCTTTCGAAATCGCCGGAAATGCGGAATTTCACTGCTCCGCAAAGACATTGACCGGTTGCATTCTGGTTCATTCTGGATCCTCCCGATTGCCCGACATGGTCGCGCCAGCCGAGTATGAGCGCGCTCCCCCCAAGCCTATAGCCGTTGGAGCCTTCCTCACCAAGGCAGATTGCGCCTCTTGCAGGGCTTCGGGCTTGCCAGACAGGGGACAAACGCCTATAGAGCAGCGGTCTGCTGAACGGGAATCGTTTCGCGGACCGTTTTGTATTTGTCCGGTCGTTTCTTCAGCGACCACGACGGATAAGCACGGACGACCAAGTAAACACGCTTGAACCCTCCCGCGGGCATCACCTGATGGACCCGATCGAAGACGCGGAGCTCTGAGGCGGATGAAACCTTCGTGGACAACAACCACGAGCAAATTGGAGAATAGCGATGGATCTTATCGCCCAACTCGAAGCTGAGCAGATCGAAGCGCTCGGCAAAAGCATCCCGGACTTCAAAGCCGGTGACACCGTTCGCGTCGGTTACAAAGTGACCGAAGGCACGCGCACCCGTGTGCAGAACTACGAAGGTGTCTGCATCTCCCGCAAAAACGGCAAGGGCATCGCTGGCTCTTTCACCGTGCGCAAGATTTCCTTCGGTGAAGGCGTGGAACGTGTGTTCCCGCTCTATTCCACCAACATCGATTCCATCGAGGTCGTTCGTCGTGGCCGCGTCCGTCGCGCCAAACTGTACTACCTCCGTTCGCGCCGCGGCAAATCTGCCCGCATCGCGGAAGTTTCCAACTACAAGCCGCTCGAAGCGTAAGGACCTGACCGATGAAAAAAGATACGCATCCCGACTACCACTTCATCGACGTCAAAATGACCGACGGCACCATCGTTCAGATGCGCTCCACCTGGGGCGCCGAAGGCGAAACGCTGTCCCTCGACATCGACCCGACCGTGCACCCGGCATGGACCGGCGGCAACTCCCGCCTGATGGACGCCGGTGGCCGTGTGTCCAAGTTCAAAAACAAATACGCGGGTCTCGGCTTCTGAGCCTGGCAGACCTTTCGGTATTGGAAAGACCCGCCATCTCTGGCGGGTCTTTTTCGTTTCAGTGCCTATCAATGTCTGTTTTCGGGACGTGTTGGAGGGCCACTCGCCTGCGTGCGCTCCGCCCCCCCCATCATCATGCCTTAGGCTTATTGTTCCGAGGCCACGGCCTGCCCGAGAAGCGGCGTGATGATGCGCACCGCGGCACGGCGGTTGGCCCGTTCGGCATCGACAGTCGGCACCTTGAGATAGCGTTCGCCATAGCCCTGCACGACCATGTTTTCAGGCGGCACGTCGAAATATTCGCTCAGCGCCAGCGCCAGGCTTTCGGCACGACGGTCTGACAGGGCGAGGTTCATGCTGGCCTTACCTACGGCATCCGTGTGGCCTTCGACCAGAAACACCTCACGCGGGTTTTCGGTAATCGCCTGTTTCATCGCCCGGCCCAGTGCCGCCAGTTCTTCGGCCTCTGACGGCGAGATCGCCGCAGAACCCGATGCAAAGTTCACGCTGGTCAGCTCTATCTCCGGCGCCAGTTCACGCACGGCCCGGATCGACCGGATCTGATTCAGCGAAAAACGACGGTTCAGCGCCTTCGATTGCGCCTGACTTGCCGCCAGCGCAGCCCGCAGAGCGTCTTCGTCTTCCGCATATTCCACACGCTCTTTCGGCGCCTCCGGCAAAGCCGTCACATCCACTGAGTCGACCTGCTGGGTGTCATCGAACAGCACCACCCGTTCGCCGTTGGCGAACACACGGTCCCGACGCAGCACGCGCCCGTCCGCGGCACGGATGGTCACCACCTGCGTGCCATCAGCCCGTGACAGCGTGGTGCGGGTCGAGCCGTCAGGGAAGGTCTCGGTCGTCACATCCGACCCCGGCTGGCGCAACAGGGCATCGTCATTTTTAAGGACGCGCAACTGCCCGTCGCGTTCCACAACAACCCGGTCGCCGGTGTTTTCGACAACCTGATCGTTGTCGCTTAGCACCTGACCGACAACGGCGGCACCAACGGCCCCGATCAGGAATTTCTCCAGATTGGAGAGACCATCGTCT containing:
- the ffh gene encoding signal recognition particle protein, whose protein sequence is MFENLSERLSGVFDKLTKQGALSEDDVKTALREVRVALLEADVSLPVARDFVKAVSEKATGQAVTKSVTPGQQVVKIVHDELVHVLAGDEGEIGTLKVDNAPAPILMVGLQGGGKTTTTAKLAKRLKEKQGKRVLMASLDVYRPAAMDQLKVLGDQIGVDTLPIVQGQKPADIAKRAKQQATMGGYDVYMLDTAGRLSIDDALMSEVEEVKAITTPRETLLVVDGLTGQDAVHTAENFDSRIGISGVVLTRMDGDGRGGAALSMRAVTGKPIKFVGLGEKMDALEEFHPDRIAGRILGMGDIVALVEKAQETIEAEQAQRMVKRFSKGQFNMNDLKMQLEQMQKMGGMEGIMGMMPGMGKMAKQVQQSGFDDSIIKRQIALVNSMTKKERANPALLQASRKKRIAKGAGLEVSELNKLLKMHRQMADMMKKMGKMGKGGMLKQAVKGMFGKGGPEGLDDMDPAKMAEATKALQGAMPKGMPGMGGGMGLPGNLSGLGKKK
- a CDS encoding GNAT family N-acetyltransferase, yielding MRLIPTIETQRLRLRGHVESDFGPFADMFASERSRYMHGPLTRRQAWFAFCSDVAQWQLMGHGAWGVERLEDGTFVGQVALGKPPHFPELELGWFVVEGFEGQGYALEAATAARDYAYVEMGRDTLVSYIDPQNDRSIALAERMGATRDDSAERPDGESLDECLVYRHPTPEALQDGGMEAYA
- a CDS encoding chorismate mutase, whose amino-acid sequence is MNETQKRAAEILKEHRESIDRLDAILVYTLGERFKHTQAVGKLKAANALPPSDPAREEKQIARLEDLARRADLDPEFAKAFLKFIIQEVIHHHEKHQE
- the rpsP gene encoding 30S ribosomal protein S16 — protein: MAMKIRLARGGSKKRPFYRIVAADSRMPRDGRFIEKLGTYNPLLPKDSEERVKMDIDAIKAWLDKGAQPTDRVSRMLEAAGVLEKKERNNPKKAVPGKKAQDRAEEKAEKAAAAAAAAEEAANAPAEEEAAAEE
- the bluB gene encoding 5,6-dimethylbenzimidazole synthase, giving the protein MHHIPGQFSTSFRKDLELLMRWRRDVRRFRTDPIDPNTLTRCLQSFEMAPSVGLSQPWRLVSVASDDARAVALANFEAANARALEGYEGDVARTYATLKLTGMREAPVQLAVFCDDATTKGKGLGAQTMPEMRRYSVVSAIMQFWLSLRAEGIGLGWVSILDPQALCEKLETPDSWSLVAYLCIGYPEENTQDPELERLGWETRQPCPALIER
- the rimM gene encoding ribosome maturation factor RimM (Essential for efficient processing of 16S rRNA), which encodes MSETRIIVGAIAGAFGVHGEVRLKSFCADPEAIGDYSPLTSEDGARTFELTLTRAIKNGFTARIDGVDTKEEADALKGVTLFADRDQLPSLPDDEFYHADLIGLSVLDTGGTVLGTVRNVLNHGAGDLLEVTGPGINVPVLLPFTLSNVPTVDLASGRIIADPPEGLFA
- the trmD gene encoding tRNA (guanosine(37)-N1)-methyltransferase TrmD encodes the protein MTDSPATPSPSAANESQNKSHGRLAVRPTLRPRELMTNTPDLAGVWKAKVITLFPEAFPGVLGESLTGKALQDGLWQMEKIHLREFGIGKHKNVDDTPAGGGAGMVIRPDVMGEAIDFAMNGTPPDRADWPLIYLSPRGKRFDQVTAKRWSRARGITMICGRFEGVDDRVLYHYGIEEVSLGDFVLTGGEIAAQAMIDATVRLLPGVLGNAESVEEESHSNGLLEHPQFTRPAEWRDLPIPEVLMSGHHGKIAEWRQKMAEKITRDRRPDMWEAYKAAQSGQTDD
- a CDS encoding GFA family protein, coding for MNQNATGQCLCGAVKFRISGDFESFFLCHCARCRKDSGSAHSANLFSSVAQLFWLSGKDHVRTFHLPGSRHVKSFCKTCGSALPFSHSDVGVDGGALLVVPAGSLESPIDLRPTAHICLSSRADWDRDLAAVVGIDGLPG
- the rplS gene encoding 50S ribosomal protein L19 translates to MDLIAQLEAEQIEALGKSIPDFKAGDTVRVGYKVTEGTRTRVQNYEGVCISRKNGKGIAGSFTVRKISFGEGVERVFPLYSTNIDSIEVVRRGRVRRAKLYYLRSRRGKSARIAEVSNYKPLEA
- the rpmE gene encoding 50S ribosomal protein L31, which gives rise to MKKDTHPDYHFIDVKMTDGTIVQMRSTWGAEGETLSLDIDPTVHPAWTGGNSRLMDAGGRVSKFKNKYAGLGF
- a CDS encoding OmpA family protein produces the protein MPVEEAEIAPAEEEMDAEAVTEEPVVEAPAEEPVAEEADVRDPMPEEEAAEAPTAEQVSEEAPEPRPAEIEAEAEAYEEAQEEMQAEEAQAPEAEATPEAEQVTEVAEENPEAAGEAVAVEMTEEDLQEQAQAEAEAEAQAAEEVPAAAAAAAVSEDGTEGEPAADVEVQTETVTEENSRASDEEFARAETESADEDDGLSNLEKFLIGAVGAAVVGQVLSDNDQVVENTGDRVVVERDGQLRVLKNDDALLRQPGSDVTTETFPDGSTRTTLSRADGTQVVTIRAADGRVLRRDRVFANGERVVLFDDTQQVDSVDVTALPEAPKERVEYAEDEDALRAALAASQAQSKALNRRFSLNQIRSIRAVRELAPEIELTSVNFASGSAAISPSEAEELAALGRAMKQAITENPREVFLVEGHTDAVGKASMNLALSDRRAESLALALSEYFDVPPENMVVQGYGERYLKVPTVDAERANRRAAVRIITPLLGQAVASEQ